The Deltaproteobacteria bacterium genome window below encodes:
- a CDS encoding efflux RND transporter periplasmic adaptor subunit: MKKIARATGLCLLSLLLGACSPSSESSGPPEPPPKAVRVMEIRRDPIPIVAEAVGRLVPNREVTLAAEISGVVAEYSVDTGDRVQEDSILVRLDPVDYQLALKEAEANFSVAQTRLDLALKAYNRSKNLLPRKVITQDAFDRAESEYLSARASLERLTVLVDIAKARLAKTRVHAPFNGHVAARMIETGQMIGAGQPLMKIVDANPMRVKIWLPEKGYVHLDKSDPVSIVVEAFPASTFTGTIDRIDIVADEKTNTFGVEILLDNTELLLKAGMSARVQIVTGLIPDAILIPQSTVLYRSDREEVFIAGPDNRAILRQIEPGLSAGDKIEIRKGLSEGDQLIVTGGQFLEPGDKILISAFTRTAEK, from the coding sequence ATGAAAAAAATAGCCAGGGCAACCGGCCTGTGCCTCCTTTCGCTCCTGCTCGGGGCCTGTTCTCCTTCTTCCGAAAGCAGCGGCCCTCCGGAACCGCCGCCGAAAGCGGTGCGTGTTATGGAAATCCGGCGCGACCCGATACCCATCGTGGCCGAGGCGGTGGGCCGGCTGGTACCCAACCGGGAGGTGACCCTGGCCGCCGAAATATCCGGGGTTGTTGCGGAATACAGTGTCGATACCGGTGACAGAGTTCAGGAGGACAGCATCCTCGTCCGCCTGGACCCCGTCGATTATCAACTCGCGCTGAAAGAGGCAGAGGCTAATTTCAGCGTGGCCCAAACCCGCCTGGACCTGGCCCTGAAAGCCTACAACCGTTCTAAAAACCTCTTGCCGCGCAAGGTCATCACCCAGGATGCCTTCGACCGGGCAGAATCGGAGTACCTGTCGGCCAGAGCATCGCTGGAGCGGCTGACGGTACTGGTGGATATTGCCAAGGCCCGTCTGGCAAAAACCAGGGTGCACGCTCCTTTCAACGGCCATGTTGCAGCCCGGATGATCGAAACCGGTCAGATGATCGGGGCCGGACAGCCCTTGATGAAAATCGTCGATGCGAACCCCATGCGGGTCAAGATCTGGTTGCCCGAAAAAGGGTATGTGCACCTGGACAAAAGCGACCCTGTTTCGATCGTGGTGGAAGCTTTTCCCGCAAGCACCTTCACCGGCACGATCGACCGTATCGACATTGTCGCAGATGAAAAAACCAACACCTTTGGCGTGGAAATCCTGCTGGACAATACCGAGCTTCTCTTGAAGGCAGGCATGAGCGCCAGGGTCCAAATTGTCACGGGCTTGATACCCGACGCCATCCTCATCCCCCAAAGCACGGTTCTCTACCGATCGGATCGAGAGGAAGTCTTTATTGCAGGCCCGGACAACCGCGCAATCCTGCGGCAAATCGAACCGGGCCTGAGCGCCGGTGATAAGATCGAGATCCGCAAGGGCCTCTCCGAGGGCGATCAGCTGATTGTCACCGGGGGACAGTTCCTCGAGCCGGGGGACAAAATATTGATCTCGGCTTTCACCAGGACCGCGGAAAAATGA
- a CDS encoding efflux RND transporter permease subunit has protein sequence MSIFGFIIRQGRIFTLIVIVLPIIAGTFAYQSLPKEGEPEIAIPHAIVTTVYPGASPSEIESLVTNPLEEALSDLKEVDEMRSSSAESVSVIVIDFVVDANLELSLQRVREKVTDARKELPEEAEDSTVSEISFSDVPIMLVSVVGDMDPVLLRRLAEDVADELALIPEVLSTDVAGGRTREIHIYLDPKRLNQFGLTILDVYNAVKHSDINIPGGMVNIPERRFLLRTLTEIKTVADFERVPLVRRGDRVVFLGDVGMVRDGHQEDISYSRVDGESSVAIAVKKRDGANILQTSAKVRAAIEDLQQDFPAGIHMVVTADQAKYIQQGFDTMNNSAITGLIIVIIVLYFAMGFRNSLITSLSIPLSLLITFILLKVFGQTNNNMVRFSLVLCIGLLVDNAIIVVENVYHHYQLGKERLAAVIEGVAEIAAPVVSATLTTMAAFLPILLMTGTTGEYMGFLPKTVTIALSASLIVSLVANPLLLSRFMKRSVKDGRIVRPEEDLAFLKKIYVRVVAWSLNHRFSVVCLTLVSMAWAVGLVGLNVIKIEMFPDIDFDYIYIPIETPTGTDVEITDRVARRVESIVADMVPEATQVVATVGYRGQSAYELSFGQGAVSHFAEITVELLDGKEFARASHREIQRRIRGRLDRIPGAAIRFRPLSWGPPTFAPVVVKVIGPELAILRKISTEIKTRLSRIEGAVDVTDDFSNAPPELRIKVDREKSASLGIPLDLLAMTLRGATAGLDIREFQDEMDISKKYDVRVRFSPASRTTARMLEDVKVRSDTGMLVPLSNIAEFSRGPGISKIGHVDRRRVVRVSARNEGRPAVEISKELIRKLSGFELPHGYSLDFSGEHQETEESFASLKLAYLIAFLLIFALLVTQFDSYFQPLAIMTALPLSIVGAMLGLLVTGNNFSIMSFVGLVGLTGIVVNDSIVLVDCINSKRTEGMHIFEAVVSAGQQRLRPILSTTLSTIGGIITLTITDKLWEGLGVVIIFGIGLATVLTLVVVPVMYSLFENLGYYTISAFKGPRFQDVPQGTSFFLSRRRRAKIWLVATVLVQAAAFVAAAYALAPEVLRLWSTTQFQAPNLIKLVIEVVVFFLILGLKAAGVVVVVMLPTWIGFFFLMGRRTTEEHYVDVTPEGLTLTSPVESLFLSAESIERVSYSRVTGRLTIRAGRRRVKLHGVLPARRKPQKVPLKKWLAHRPPSRGELRKGIRDLKTAIEAVVSGV, from the coding sequence ATGAGCATCTTCGGCTTCATCATCCGGCAGGGGCGCATCTTTACCCTTATCGTGATCGTCCTGCCCATCATCGCCGGCACTTTTGCTTATCAATCCCTTCCCAAGGAGGGGGAACCCGAGATCGCCATCCCGCATGCCATCGTGACCACCGTCTACCCCGGTGCTTCCCCTAGTGAAATAGAGAGCCTGGTGACCAATCCTCTGGAGGAGGCCTTGAGCGATCTCAAAGAAGTCGATGAGATGCGCTCCTCGTCGGCCGAGTCCGTGTCGGTTATCGTCATCGATTTCGTAGTGGATGCCAACCTGGAGCTTTCCCTCCAACGGGTCAGGGAAAAGGTGACCGATGCCCGGAAGGAGCTGCCCGAAGAGGCTGAAGATTCGACGGTGTCGGAAATCAGCTTCAGCGACGTCCCCATCATGCTCGTATCCGTGGTGGGGGACATGGATCCCGTTCTGCTCAGACGTCTGGCCGAAGATGTTGCCGATGAGTTAGCCTTGATACCGGAAGTGCTCTCAACGGACGTGGCCGGCGGGCGCACCCGGGAGATCCACATCTATCTGGATCCTAAAAGGCTCAACCAGTTCGGCTTGACGATTCTGGACGTTTACAATGCCGTCAAACACTCGGACATCAATATTCCCGGCGGCATGGTCAACATACCCGAGCGACGTTTTTTGCTGCGCACGCTGACCGAGATTAAAACAGTGGCCGATTTTGAGCGGGTCCCCCTGGTCCGCAGGGGGGACCGGGTGGTGTTTCTGGGTGACGTCGGCATGGTAAGGGACGGGCACCAGGAGGATATCAGCTATTCCCGCGTCGATGGCGAGTCTTCGGTCGCCATTGCCGTAAAAAAAAGGGACGGGGCCAACATCCTGCAAACATCGGCCAAGGTTCGGGCGGCCATCGAAGACCTGCAGCAAGACTTCCCGGCCGGCATCCACATGGTGGTCACCGCGGACCAGGCCAAATACATTCAGCAGGGGTTCGACACGATGAACAACTCCGCCATCACCGGGTTGATCATTGTCATCATCGTCCTCTATTTTGCCATGGGGTTCAGAAACTCCCTCATCACGTCCCTGTCCATCCCCCTGTCGCTGCTGATCACCTTTATTCTGCTCAAGGTTTTCGGGCAAACCAACAACAACATGGTTCGATTTTCACTGGTGCTCTGCATCGGTTTGCTGGTGGACAACGCCATCATCGTGGTGGAAAATGTCTATCACCATTATCAACTGGGCAAAGAGCGGCTGGCCGCTGTCATCGAAGGGGTTGCGGAAATCGCCGCTCCGGTCGTTTCCGCAACCCTGACCACCATGGCCGCCTTTCTGCCGATTTTGCTGATGACGGGCACCACTGGCGAGTATATGGGGTTTCTGCCCAAGACGGTCACCATCGCGCTGTCGGCATCCCTGATCGTTTCACTGGTCGCCAATCCGCTGCTGCTGTCCCGCTTTATGAAGCGCTCGGTCAAAGACGGCAGGATCGTCAGGCCCGAGGAGGATCTGGCCTTTTTGAAAAAGATTTATGTCCGGGTTGTCGCCTGGTCCCTGAACCACCGATTCAGCGTCGTTTGCCTGACCCTGGTCAGCATGGCCTGGGCCGTCGGCCTCGTCGGGCTGAACGTCATCAAGATAGAAATGTTCCCGGACATCGATTTCGATTACATCTATATACCCATCGAAACCCCCACGGGTACGGATGTGGAAATCACCGACCGTGTCGCCAGGCGGGTGGAATCCATCGTTGCCGACATGGTGCCGGAGGCCACTCAAGTGGTCGCGACAGTGGGGTACCGGGGTCAGAGCGCTTACGAACTGTCTTTCGGGCAGGGCGCCGTCAGCCATTTTGCAGAAATTACCGTGGAGTTGCTGGACGGCAAGGAGTTCGCCCGCGCCTCCCACCGGGAAATTCAGCGGCGCATCCGAGGCCGGCTGGACAGGATACCCGGTGCCGCCATCCGCTTTCGCCCGCTGTCCTGGGGCCCGCCCACCTTTGCACCGGTGGTGGTGAAAGTCATCGGTCCCGAGCTCGCGATCCTGCGGAAAATTTCCACCGAAATTAAGACGCGTCTATCCCGCATCGAGGGAGCTGTGGACGTGACGGACGACTTTTCGAATGCGCCCCCGGAATTACGGATAAAGGTTGATCGCGAGAAATCGGCATCCCTCGGCATCCCGCTGGATCTGTTGGCCATGACTCTCCGCGGTGCCACTGCCGGACTGGATATCCGGGAATTTCAAGATGAAATGGATATATCCAAAAAGTACGACGTGCGGGTTCGGTTTTCGCCTGCATCACGGACCACCGCCAGGATGCTGGAAGATGTCAAGGTGCGCTCGGACACCGGCATGCTGGTGCCCCTGTCCAATATTGCCGAATTTTCCCGGGGGCCGGGAATCAGCAAAATTGGGCACGTGGACCGGCGCAGGGTTGTACGCGTTTCGGCACGCAACGAGGGGCGGCCGGCGGTGGAAATCTCCAAGGAACTCATCAGAAAGCTTTCAGGGTTTGAACTGCCGCATGGCTACAGCCTCGATTTTTCGGGGGAACATCAGGAAACCGAAGAGTCCTTCGCCAGCCTGAAGCTGGCCTACCTGATCGCTTTTCTCCTGATCTTTGCGCTTCTGGTTACCCAATTCGATTCCTATTTTCAGCCGTTGGCCATCATGACCGCACTGCCCCTGTCGATTGTCGGCGCCATGCTCGGGTTGCTGGTAACGGGCAACAATTTCTCGATCATGAGCTTTGTGGGACTGGTAGGTCTTACCGGCATCGTCGTCAATGACTCCATTGTGCTGGTGGACTGCATCAACAGCAAGCGCACAGAGGGCATGCACATATTCGAGGCCGTCGTGTCTGCCGGTCAACAACGGCTGCGGCCCATTCTTTCAACCACCCTCTCCACCATCGGCGGCATCATCACCCTGACCATCACCGACAAGTTGTGGGAGGGGCTGGGCGTGGTGATCATCTTCGGTATCGGATTGGCCACCGTGCTGACCCTGGTCGTGGTGCCGGTGATGTACTCGCTTTTCGAAAATCTGGGCTACTACACCATTTCCGCCTTCAAGGGCCCCCGGTTTCAGGACGTACCCCAGGGAACCAGCTTTTTTCTGTCGAGAAGGCGCCGCGCAAAAATTTGGCTTGTCGCGACCGTCCTCGTGCAGGCGGCGGCTTTTGTTGCCGCGGCTTATGCGCTGGCCCCTGAAGTACTCCGGTTGTGGTCCACGACCCAGTTCCAGGCGCCGAACCTGATAAAACTGGTGATCGAAGTGGTGGTGTTTTTCCTGATTCTCGGGTTGAAGGCTGCCGGTGTGGTGGTGGTCGTCATGCTGCCGACCTGGATCGGGTTCTTTTTTCTGATGGGCCGCAGGACGACGGAAGAACACTATGTGGACGTCACCCCTGAGGGGCTGACCCTGACGTCGCCGGTGGAGTCGCTCTTCCTTTCAGCCGAATCGATTGAACGGGTAAGCTACTCCCGGGTCACCGGAAGATTGACCATTCGGGCGGGAAGACGACGCGTCAAACTGCACGGCGTTTTGCCCGCCAGACGAAAGCCTCAAAAAGTGCCGTTGAAAAAATGGCTCGCACATCGCCCGCCCTCGCGTGGAGAGCTTCGGAAGGGCATACGCGATCTGAAAACCGCCATAGAGGCGGTGGTAAGCGGTGTATAG
- a CDS encoding zinc-dependent alcohol dehydrogenase family protein, with protein MQAMVLERLCDLEKETRPLKAVTLPDPQPGEGDIVIAVSTCGVCHTELDEIEGRTPPAFFPMVLGHQAVGRVVGRGANATRFNNGDRVGVAWIFSACGNCEFCCSGRENLCPEFKATGRDAHGGYAEYMRVPEKFAFAIPSGMADAEAAPLLCAGAIGYRSLRLTGIEDGQHLGLTGFGASAHLVLKMMQHRYVRSRIYVFARSARERAFALELGAVWAGEIGDKPPALLDAVIDTTPVWKPVLEALKCLKPGGRLVINAIRKESRDNDLLMGLDYPAQLWMEKEIKSVANVARGDVSAFLKIAADIPIKPEYQAYALDEANTALLELKQRKIRGAKVLRIGA; from the coding sequence ATGCAAGCAATGGTATTGGAGCGACTCTGCGACCTGGAAAAGGAAACCCGGCCGCTCAAGGCGGTGACGCTGCCGGACCCGCAGCCGGGGGAGGGGGATATCGTCATCGCGGTGAGCACCTGCGGCGTGTGCCACACGGAGCTGGACGAGATCGAGGGGCGCACCCCCCCGGCGTTTTTTCCGATGGTGCTGGGACACCAGGCCGTGGGCAGGGTCGTGGGCAGGGGGGCGAACGCGACGCGGTTCAACAACGGCGACCGGGTCGGCGTGGCCTGGATTTTTTCCGCCTGCGGCAACTGTGAATTCTGCTGCAGCGGCAGAGAAAACCTTTGTCCGGAATTCAAAGCCACCGGCCGTGACGCCCACGGCGGCTATGCGGAATACATGCGCGTGCCCGAAAAATTCGCCTTTGCCATTCCGTCCGGCATGGCCGATGCAGAGGCCGCGCCGCTTTTATGCGCGGGGGCTATCGGCTACCGTTCCCTCCGGTTGACCGGCATCGAGGACGGGCAGCACCTGGGATTGACGGGATTCGGGGCGTCCGCGCACCTGGTGCTGAAAATGATGCAGCATCGCTATGTCCGCTCCCGGATTTATGTGTTTGCGCGCAGCGCCCGGGAAAGGGCCTTTGCCCTGGAACTGGGCGCTGTTTGGGCCGGGGAGATCGGCGATAAGCCCCCGGCGCTTCTGGATGCGGTCATCGATACCACTCCGGTCTGGAAACCGGTGCTGGAGGCCCTGAAGTGCCTCAAGCCGGGCGGCCGGCTGGTCATCAATGCCATCCGCAAGGAAAGCCGGGACAATGACCTGCTCATGGGGCTGGACTATCCGGCGCAGCTCTGGATGGAGAAGGAGATCAAAAGCGTGGCCAACGTGGCCCGCGGGGACGTGTCGGCGTTTCTGAAAATTGCCGCGGACATCCCCATCAAACCGGAATACCAGGCGTACGCCCTGGATGAGGCCAACACCGCCCTGCTGGAACTCAAGCAGCGCAAGATCCGGGGCGCCAAGGTCTTGCGGATCGGCGCTTAA
- a CDS encoding acyl-CoA dehydratase activase has product MKSLGICLGASSVSIARLETDGSAPSTSGKARKQPPRMIGNAVYPHDGNPKRTLVEALAGLDVNRFDRIAVTGRKFRSVLRLSSISEPRAVEYAYRYTRPPGVSCPAIVSAGGETFMAYVLDSSGRIANVLTGNKCASGTGEFFLQQIRRMNVSLDEAARWSSTEKPYHVSGRCSVFCKSDCTHATNKGVPKSQVTAGLCKMMADKIIELLKRVDRRNIMLTGGTTRNGMMVTYLKQAIPGLIIPSEAPYFEALGAALWALQNSTQRPADQVAEWFIDGAAAPACLPPLNEAADQVTFKTIKSGRIVPGKDCILGLDVGSTTTKAVLMQKDSNALLASVYLRTDGDPVGASRKCYTAILKQVKGVVDPAELPIVGLGVCGSGRQIAGLHALTDGVINEIVAHAAAAVFFDPEVDTLFEIGGQDAKYTYITNAVPSDYAMNEACSAGTGSFLEESALESLGVAMEDIAGIALQGSRPPNFNDQCAAFIASDIKNAIHEGIPHADIVAGLVYSICMNYSNRVKGNRTVGRKVFMQGGVCYNHAVPLAMATLVGKPIVVPPEPGLMGAFGVALEVSKRLDLGLMERKAFDLAQLAARDVRYCREFTCRGGKEKCDRKCTITMIELEGKRYPFGGACNRYDNLRRRIEHDTAKLDLVRVRQELVFNLEGTLPRRRQGQGSRGRIGFNRSFLVNSYYPLYAAFFSRIGYEPVLPDEPSQTGIEQRNAAFCYPGELAHGFFHSLIGMEPAPDYLFLPHAKSIPLENGTRSSQVCPLVQGETFYLQSTFRDRLKELEKKGTRVLAPLLDLNGGFEKARAPLLETAGRMHVDRKIARRAFDTAVAQQQLCVDKMRAAGLQALADLEADPDRTGVVIFSRPYNGLVAEANMGIPAKLATRGITVIPLDFLPFEKEDAKRHMYWGMGQIILRAARLVKRHPQLFGVFITNFSCGPDSFIVGYFRSIMGRKPSLTLELDSHTADAGLDTRIEAFLDIVSAYRQLTMQKRITEKVDPFKPAEISLERGVSTVVTTSGKKIPLTDPRVTLLVPSMGKLGSEGIAAVFRGVGVNAVAHPPSDENVLKIGRGNTSCKECLPLILTTGTLLNYVSHRKPGEVIVYLLATGSGPCRFGQYYIFMEDLIRRLQIPDVAVFTLTSENSYLGLDKTLERRTWWAVVVSDMMEDIRSMLLANAVDVVSALSRFDTEWQAILEALESGRFKHLENQLSLSTARFREIPLKKPARDVPTINLTGEIFVRRDGLSRRYLTEKLAEKGFAATCTPVAEWVFYSEYLVEEGLNEHTMTLSEKLRFKIRKKVMLATANRLRAILEKTGLFHSAAVDIPTIVGNAVPYISRDLTGEAVLTIGGSLTEIGTHACGVIAIGPFGCMPNRLSEAVMHETMRRSEKLKTEPDNDDLKAVLNRVDDLPFLAIESDGSPFPQIIEAKLEAFCLRSRRLHEKMLRAGTAQPKST; this is encoded by the coding sequence ATGAAATCACTCGGTATATGTCTCGGCGCTTCCTCGGTATCGATTGCCCGGCTTGAAACCGACGGCAGTGCACCCTCAACTTCCGGCAAGGCGAGAAAACAGCCTCCACGCATGATCGGCAACGCCGTCTACCCCCACGACGGCAACCCGAAAAGGACCCTCGTCGAGGCACTTGCAGGACTGGATGTAAACCGCTTCGACCGCATCGCCGTCACCGGCAGAAAATTCCGCAGCGTTCTCCGTCTATCGTCAATATCCGAACCCCGCGCCGTGGAATACGCCTACCGCTACACCCGCCCCCCCGGCGTGTCCTGCCCGGCCATCGTTTCCGCCGGCGGTGAAACCTTCATGGCCTACGTCCTGGACAGTTCCGGACGCATCGCCAACGTCCTCACCGGCAACAAGTGTGCATCGGGAACGGGAGAATTTTTCCTGCAGCAAATCCGCCGCATGAACGTATCCCTGGACGAAGCCGCCCGCTGGTCCTCGACGGAAAAGCCATACCATGTTTCCGGACGTTGCTCCGTTTTCTGCAAATCGGACTGCACGCACGCCACCAACAAAGGGGTTCCCAAGTCCCAGGTAACCGCCGGCCTCTGCAAAATGATGGCCGATAAAATTATCGAGCTGCTGAAAAGGGTGGATCGGCGCAACATCATGCTCACCGGCGGTACGACCAGGAACGGCATGATGGTGACTTACCTCAAACAGGCGATTCCCGGGCTGATTATCCCTAGCGAGGCACCGTACTTCGAAGCGCTGGGAGCCGCCTTGTGGGCCCTCCAAAACAGCACCCAACGTCCGGCCGACCAGGTCGCCGAGTGGTTTATCGACGGCGCGGCCGCTCCCGCTTGTCTGCCCCCGCTGAACGAAGCCGCCGATCAGGTCACCTTCAAAACCATAAAAAGCGGCCGCATCGTTCCCGGAAAGGATTGCATTCTGGGGCTGGACGTGGGCTCCACCACCACCAAAGCGGTGCTCATGCAAAAGGACAGCAACGCACTGCTGGCCTCGGTCTACCTGCGCACCGACGGCGATCCCGTGGGGGCCTCACGAAAATGTTACACCGCTATCCTGAAACAGGTAAAAGGCGTTGTCGACCCGGCCGAGCTTCCCATCGTGGGACTGGGGGTCTGCGGCTCCGGCCGCCAGATTGCCGGCCTGCATGCGCTGACCGACGGCGTCATCAATGAAATCGTCGCCCACGCCGCGGCCGCCGTTTTTTTCGATCCGGAAGTCGACACCCTGTTCGAAATCGGCGGCCAGGATGCCAAATACACCTACATCACCAACGCCGTGCCATCCGATTACGCCATGAATGAAGCCTGCTCGGCGGGGACGGGATCCTTTCTCGAAGAATCCGCCCTGGAATCGCTGGGCGTCGCCATGGAAGATATCGCCGGCATCGCCCTTCAGGGGAGCAGGCCGCCAAATTTCAACGACCAGTGCGCGGCCTTCATTGCCTCCGACATTAAAAATGCCATCCACGAGGGCATCCCGCATGCCGACATCGTTGCCGGCCTGGTCTATTCCATCTGCATGAATTACAGCAACCGGGTCAAGGGAAACAGGACCGTGGGACGCAAGGTGTTCATGCAGGGCGGGGTTTGCTACAACCACGCCGTGCCGCTCGCCATGGCCACGCTTGTCGGCAAGCCCATTGTCGTCCCCCCGGAGCCCGGACTCATGGGCGCCTTCGGGGTGGCCCTCGAGGTGAGCAAACGACTGGACCTGGGGCTTATGGAGCGTAAAGCCTTCGACCTTGCCCAACTGGCGGCAAGAGACGTCCGGTACTGCCGCGAGTTCACCTGCAGGGGCGGCAAAGAAAAATGCGATCGAAAATGCACCATCACGATGATAGAGCTGGAAGGCAAGCGCTATCCCTTTGGCGGTGCCTGCAACCGGTACGACAACCTGCGCCGCCGCATCGAGCACGACACGGCAAAACTGGATCTGGTCCGGGTACGCCAGGAACTCGTTTTCAATCTTGAAGGCACCCTGCCCCGCCGGCGTCAAGGCCAGGGATCCAGGGGGCGCATCGGGTTCAACCGCAGTTTCCTGGTCAATTCCTATTACCCGCTGTACGCCGCCTTCTTTTCACGCATCGGCTATGAACCGGTACTTCCGGACGAGCCCTCGCAAACCGGAATCGAACAGCGCAATGCGGCCTTCTGCTACCCCGGTGAGCTGGCCCACGGCTTTTTTCACAGCCTGATCGGAATGGAACCGGCGCCGGACTACCTTTTTCTGCCCCATGCCAAATCCATCCCCCTGGAAAACGGCACCCGCTCCTCGCAGGTATGCCCGCTTGTCCAGGGAGAAACCTTTTATCTTCAATCCACTTTTAGAGACAGGCTCAAAGAGCTTGAAAAAAAGGGCACCCGCGTGCTGGCACCGCTTCTCGATTTGAATGGCGGGTTCGAAAAAGCGCGCGCGCCTCTGCTGGAAACCGCCGGCCGCATGCATGTCGACAGAAAAATCGCCCGGCGCGCCTTCGACACGGCCGTGGCGCAACAACAGCTGTGCGTTGATAAAATGCGGGCCGCCGGCCTGCAGGCCCTGGCCGACCTCGAGGCCGACCCCGACCGGACCGGCGTGGTCATCTTCTCCAGGCCCTACAACGGTCTGGTGGCCGAAGCCAACATGGGGATTCCCGCAAAACTGGCCACACGCGGCATCACGGTGATTCCTCTGGATTTCCTGCCTTTTGAAAAGGAGGACGCCAAACGGCATATGTACTGGGGCATGGGTCAGATTATCCTCAGAGCGGCTCGCCTGGTCAAACGCCACCCCCAGCTGTTCGGGGTATTCATCACCAATTTTTCCTGCGGCCCCGACTCTTTCATCGTCGGGTATTTCAGGTCAATCATGGGCCGCAAGCCCTCCCTGACGCTCGAACTGGACAGCCATACGGCCGACGCAGGACTGGATACACGCATCGAAGCCTTTCTCGACATCGTTTCCGCTTATCGACAGCTCACCATGCAGAAGCGGATAACGGAAAAAGTCGATCCCTTCAAACCGGCCGAAATCAGCCTCGAGAGAGGCGTTTCCACGGTGGTGACCACTTCCGGTAAAAAAATCCCCCTGACCGATCCCCGGGTCACCCTGCTCGTCCCCTCCATGGGCAAGCTGGGGTCCGAAGGTATCGCCGCCGTTTTTCGGGGGGTGGGCGTCAACGCCGTGGCTCACCCGCCCTCCGACGAAAACGTTCTCAAAATCGGCCGGGGAAACACCTCGTGCAAAGAGTGCCTGCCCCTTATACTTACCACGGGTACCCTGCTGAACTACGTTAGTCACCGCAAACCCGGCGAGGTAATCGTCTACCTCCTGGCCACCGGCTCAGGCCCCTGCCGCTTCGGGCAGTACTACATTTTTATGGAAGACCTTATCCGGCGCCTGCAAATCCCCGATGTTGCCGTGTTCACCCTCACTTCCGAAAACTCCTATCTGGGGCTCGACAAAACCCTCGAGCGCAGAACCTGGTGGGCGGTGGTCGTTTCGGACATGATGGAGGACATTCGCTCCATGCTGCTGGCAAACGCCGTCGATGTCGTGTCCGCGCTTTCGCGGTTCGATACCGAATGGCAAGCCATCCTCGAGGCCTTGGAAAGCGGCCGCTTCAAGCACCTGGAAAATCAGCTGTCCCTGAGCACTGCCCGTTTCAGGGAGATCCCCCTGAAAAAGCCCGCCCGTGACGTTCCCACCATCAATCTGACCGGGGAGATATTCGTACGTCGGGACGGGCTCTCGCGCCGGTATCTTACCGAAAAACTGGCTGAAAAGGGTTTCGCCGCCACCTGCACGCCCGTCGCCGAATGGGTTTTCTATTCCGAATACCTCGTCGAGGAGGGCCTGAACGAGCACACCATGACCCTGTCTGAAAAATTGCGCTTCAAAATCAGGAAAAAAGTAATGCTGGCAACCGCCAACCGTCTGCGCGCCATTCTGGAAAAAACGGGTCTGTTCCATAGCGCGGCGGTGGACATTCCCACCATCGTCGGCAACGCCGTGCCTTACATATCAAGAGATCTCACGGGCGAAGCCGTTCTGACCATCGGCGGCTCCCTGACCGAAATCGGCACGCATGCGTGCGGGGTGATCGCCATCGGCCCCTTCGGCTGCATGCCCAACAGGCTTTCCGAAGCCGTGATGCACGAAACCATGCGCCGGAGTGAAAAACTGAAAACCGAACCCGACAATGACGATCTAAAGGCCGTACTGAACCGGGTTGACGACCTGCCGTTTCTGGCCATCGAAAGCGACGGCTCCCCCTTCCCTCAAATCATCGAAGCCAAGCTCGAGGCTTTCTGCCTGAGATCGCGTCGCCTGCACGAAAAAATGCTGCGGGCCGGTACCGCCCAGCCGAAAAGCACCTGA